One segment of Thermoanaerobacter kivui DNA contains the following:
- a CDS encoding DUF2680 domain-containing protein: protein MNLKKVVAVVLTGGMLLSGIAAYAATTGNTTGSSTPRQYSTTAPRYGMSRNADFLAKLTGKTTDEILSELQAGKTLVQIAEENGITLDNLKKALIEQKEGVIDQLVKDGKITQDRADTIKKAIEDRINSWDGTCQYGKGSGAGLGLGFGKTGLGAGFGAKGAHKGVGYRGGNFGPTVQQ from the coding sequence ATGAATCTCAAAAAGGTAGTAGCAGTAGTACTTACAGGAGGTATGCTTTTAAGTGGAATAGCTGCTTATGCAGCCACAACTGGCAATACAACTGGTTCTTCAACGCCACGTCAATATTCTACGACAGCACCAAGATATGGAATGAGTAGAAATGCAGATTTTCTTGCAAAACTGACTGGCAAGACGACAGATGAAATTTTAAGTGAACTACAAGCAGGGAAGACATTAGTCCAAATAGCAGAAGAGAATGGCATAACACTTGACAATCTGAAAAAAGCTTTAATTGAGCAAAAAGAAGGGGTTATAGACCAATTAGTCAAAGATGGGAAAATAACTCAGGATAGAGCTGACACAATCAAAAAAGCCATTGAAGACAGAATAAATTCCTGGGATGGAACATGTCAATATGGTAAAGGTTCAGGTGCTGGCTTAGGTCTTGGATTTGGAAAAACAGGATTAGGAGCAGGTTTTGGTGCTAAAGGAGCACATAAAGGAGTAGGTTATAGGGGAGGAAACTTTGGACCAACTGTTCAGCAGTAG
- a CDS encoding biotin transporter BioY, with amino-acid sequence MIKTKDMILASLFAAITFIMGFVKIPLPFSPVPITGQTFAVMLAGGLLNPTSAFLSLLIFDLLGAIGIPVFSGLTGGFNVLVGPTGGYILSWPFAAFLISLTLKNKKANFINIFISYLLFAIIFVYILGVTQLSFVTGMPFKKAILVGALPFIPGDLIKASIASYLTLKLKPIVESYEKRQG; translated from the coding sequence ATGATAAAAACTAAAGACATGATTTTAGCTTCTCTTTTTGCTGCTATTACTTTTATAATGGGTTTTGTAAAAATACCCTTACCTTTTTCTCCAGTACCTATCACAGGACAGACTTTTGCAGTAATGTTAGCTGGAGGACTTTTAAATCCTACATCAGCATTTTTAAGCCTTCTTATTTTTGACCTTTTAGGTGCAATTGGAATACCTGTCTTTTCTGGACTTACAGGAGGTTTTAATGTTTTAGTAGGACCTACAGGAGGATATATTTTAAGTTGGCCCTTTGCAGCTTTTTTAATTTCTTTGACTTTAAAAAATAAAAAAGCAAATTTTATTAATATTTTTATAAGCTATCTCTTATTTGCAATAATTTTTGTTTATATTTTAGGAGTAACTCAGCTCTCTTTTGTTACAGGAATGCCATTTAAAAAAGCCATTTTAGTCGGGGCACTTCCTTTTATACCTGGCGATTTAATCAAGGCAAGTATCGCTTCGTATCTCACTTTAAAGTTAAAGCCTATTGTAGAGTCCTATGAAAAAAGGCAAGGTTAA
- a CDS encoding bifunctional nuclease family protein, which translates to MLKFRVKAITMDVEGNFSVLLTDEEEKKVLPIVIGPLEAQNIAIPLQGITPPRPLTPDLLKSAIEELGGKPEKVVITDLKDDTYYAELYIKQGDRVIKLDSRPSDAIALAMRTDIPIFINVRLAEFTYDMADLKFDDGDS; encoded by the coding sequence ATGTTAAAATTTCGTGTTAAGGCAATTACGATGGACGTGGAAGGAAATTTCTCCGTCCTATTGACAGATGAAGAGGAAAAGAAAGTTTTGCCTATAGTCATAGGTCCACTGGAAGCTCAAAACATAGCTATCCCTCTTCAAGGAATTACACCGCCTCGCCCTTTAACCCCTGACCTTTTAAAATCTGCTATTGAAGAACTTGGAGGAAAACCTGAAAAAGTTGTAATTACTGATTTAAAAGATGACACTTATTATGCAGAGCTTTATATAAAACAAGGGGATAGAGTTATAAAATTAGACTCAAGACCTAGTGATGCGATAGCTTTAGCAATGCGAACTGATATACCGATTTTCATAAATGTTCGTTTAGCGGAATTCACTTATGATATGGCAGATTTAAAATTTGATGATGGCGATAGTTAA